A window from Flammeovirgaceae bacterium encodes these proteins:
- a CDS encoding M23 family metallopeptidase: protein MAKVDYVYNPKTCRYEPVVINSQIVLRRLGRFIGISFMIGVVALLVFNANYPSVEETWLIGKNQSLKNDWMALDKKLDKVARELAALEQTDDNNYRVILDLEPLPQSVREAGVGGREKENANIHYPIIKKGYDKAEKLKNRLDIEAQSFEQLHKELAYKERMWASRPAIQPISNADLTYLHTSYGMRQHPILGYWRPHKGLDFTAPKGSPIYATGDGVVEEAHYSVSYGNVVYIDHGFGFETRYAHMTEFIVKKGERVKRGQIIGYVGNTGLSVATHLHYEVLFKGHQINPINFFQRDLNNKEYERLVELGGIATTSLD from the coding sequence ATGGCAAAAGTCGACTACGTATACAACCCCAAAACCTGTCGTTACGAGCCGGTAGTCATCAACAGCCAGATCGTCTTGAGGCGGCTGGGCCGGTTTATAGGGATTTCCTTCATGATTGGCGTGGTGGCCTTGTTGGTGTTCAATGCCAATTACCCCTCTGTGGAAGAAACATGGCTTATCGGGAAAAACCAATCGTTGAAGAACGATTGGATGGCACTGGACAAAAAACTGGACAAAGTAGCCCGGGAACTGGCCGCCCTGGAGCAAACGGACGACAACAACTACCGCGTGATCCTCGACCTTGAACCACTGCCCCAATCCGTGCGCGAGGCCGGTGTCGGTGGCCGGGAAAAAGAAAATGCCAATATCCATTACCCCATCATCAAAAAAGGATATGACAAGGCGGAAAAGTTAAAGAACCGGCTGGATATCGAGGCCCAATCATTTGAGCAACTGCACAAAGAACTGGCCTACAAAGAAAGGATGTGGGCTTCGAGGCCGGCCATACAGCCCATCAGCAATGCCGACCTCACTTACCTGCACACCAGCTATGGCATGAGGCAACACCCTATCCTGGGGTATTGGCGGCCACACAAGGGATTGGACTTTACGGCCCCTAAAGGATCCCCCATATATGCCACGGGCGATGGGGTGGTCGAAGAAGCCCATTATTCCGTGAGCTATGGAAATGTGGTGTACATCGATCATGGGTTTGGGTTTGAGACCCGATATGCACACATGACGGAGTTTATCGTGAAAAAGGGAGAGCGTGTAAAAAGGGGCCAAATCATCGGCTATGTAGGGAATACCGGCCTATCGGTGGCCACCCACCTCCATTACGAGGTACTCTTCAAGGGGCACCAGATCAACCCGATCAACTTCTTCCAGCGCGACCTCAACAACAAGGAATACGAAAGGCTTGTTGAGTTGGGAGGTATCGCTACCACGTCCCTTGATTGA